From the genome of Papaver somniferum cultivar HN1 chromosome 2, ASM357369v1, whole genome shotgun sequence, one region includes:
- the LOC113347997 gene encoding pentatricopeptide repeat-containing protein At3g24000, mitochondrial-like translates to MLKTHSSFRGLFFPLRYHQVVKKNKPKFLDCSDMSTLSLSWSFNFIEPDPFCNTTSINNNNDSSMVSSVKSHQKKKPRLVMNSLPMNSTSCVERVVPKFYDKETLKMYSGLLQDCSTKGSLYNGKAVHGKVIISGLNPDSYLWICLVNMYVKCGDLKLAHLVFDEMPDRDVVSFTALIAGYSAAGNGYEGLGLFRQMRSEGIFGNGFAFASALKACSMSLALEFGKQMHGEVVKAGVLGDVFVGSALLDLYAKCGEMELAEGVFFNMPARNVVSWNALLNGYAKIGDGRRVLNLFRKMYESDIRFSKFTLSSVLKGCASLGNAREGQIVHSLAIKTGTELDGILSSSLVDMYSKCGLAEDAQKIFVRVLNPDVVAWSTMIACLDQQGKTLEVTKLFADMGKAGLRPNQYTLASVVSASTNLSELRYGKSVHACIYKSGFDSDKSVSNALITMYMKWGSVQDGFRVFEAMKDRDVISWNAFLSGFHEGDACSQAPIIFNRMVMEGFKPNKYTFISTLRSCSSLSDMSFGQQIHGQIVKNNLQTDDFVGASLVDMYTKCGCLEDAHKVFKIMKERDLFTWTTVISEYAQASQGEKAFECFRQMQQEGVKPNEFTLASCLRGCSTISALESGRQLHSQVTKSGHSCDVFVTSALVDMYGKCGAIEDAEEVFESSESRDIVSWNTMICGYSQNGDGEKSLQTFSSMLDEGIQPNEITFIGVLSACSHVGLVEEGKQHFESIKGVYGIIPTIEHYACMVDILGRAGKLDEVDNFIKKMTIKLNALVWQTVLGACKMHGNVEYGERAAEKLFQLEPETDSTYVLLSNIYAAKGMWGDVKKVRLKMSSQGVKKEPGCSWVEINGEVHTFLSKDGSHPKVKEIYLKLDELHQKLKAAGYVPNTQFVLNKVSEEKKKESLIYHSERLALAFALISKGPAKPIRIFKNLRICGDCHNAMKLLSDVIDRDIIIRDVTRFHHFQNGSCSCRDYW, encoded by the coding sequence ATGCTTAAGACACATTCTAGTTTCCGCGGTTTGTTCTTTCCATTACGTTATCATCAAGTAGTAAAGAAGaacaaacccaaatttttagatTGCTCTGATATGTCTACATTATCCTTATCATGGTCTTTCAACTTTATAGAACCAGACCCATTTTGTAATACAACTAGTATTAACAATAACAATGATTCTTCAATGGTTTCTTCTGTAAAATCACATCAAAAGAAGAAACCCAGATTAGTGATGAATTCATTACCTATGAATTCAACTAGTTGTGTTGAACGAGTAGTACCAAAGTTTTATGATAAGGAGACATTGAAGATGTATTCTGGATTGCTTCAGGATTGTTCAACGAAAGGGTCTCTTTATAATGGTAAAGCAGTTCATGGGAAGGTGATTATTAGTGGGTTGAACCCTGATTCATATTTGTGGATATGTCTTGTAAATATGTATGTAAAGTGTGGGGATTTGAAGCTTGCTCATCTTGTGTTTGATGAAATGCCGGATCGGGATGTTGTGTCTTTTACTGCGTTAATTGCGGGTTATTCTGCAGCAGGAAATGGTTATGAGGGTCTTGGTTTGTTTCGTCAAATGCGAAGtgaaggtatttttggaaatgggtttgcTTTTGCTTCTGCTTTAAAGGCTTGTTCAATGTCTTTGGCGCTGGAATTTGGGAAGCAGATGCATGGAGAAGTGGTAAAAGCTGGAGTTCTAGGGGACGTATTTGTTGGGTCTGCTCTTCTTGATCTTTACGCAAAATGTGGTGAGATGGAACTTGCAGAGGGAGTGTTTTTTAACATGCCTGCGCGAAATGTTGTGTCGTGGAATGCATTGCTGAATGGGTATGCTAAGATTGGTGATGGGAGAAGGGTTTTGAATCTTTTCCGTAAAATGTATGAGTCGGATATTAGATTCAGTAAGTTTACTTTATCCAGTGTGCTAAAGGGCTGTGCAAGCTTAGGAAACGCAAGAGAAGGTCAGATAGTTCATTCTCTTGCAATCAAGACTGGAACTGAACTTGATGGGATTTTGAGCAGCAGTCTGGTTGATATGTATTCCAAGTGTGGACTGGCTGAAGATGCACAAAAAATATTCGTTAGAGTTTTAAATCCAGACGTGGTGGCCTGGAGTACAATGATTGCTTGTCTTGATCAGCAAGGAAAAACCTTAGAAGTAACAAAACTATTTGCTGACATGGGGAAAGCTGGTCTTAGACCGAATCAATATACGCTTGCTAGTGTTGTTAGTGCTAGCACCAATTTAAGTGAACTCCGATACGGCAAAAGTGTCCATGCCTGCATCTACAAATCTGGGTTTGACTCTGATAAGTCGGTTAGTAATGCACTTATCACAATGTACATGAAATGGGGATCAGTTCAAGATGGTTTCAGGGTGTTTGAGGCCATGAAAGACAGGGATGTCATTTCATGGAATGCCTTCTTGTCTGGGTTCCATGAAGGTGATGCTTGTAGTCAGGCACCAATTATCTTCAATAGGATGGTTATGGAAGGTTTTAAACCTAACAAATACACATTCATTAGCACCTTGAGATCTTGTTCTAGCCTGTCAGATATGAGCTTTGGCCAGCAAATCCATGGCCAAATCGTTAAGAACAATCTACAAACGGATGATTTTGTTGGAGCATCACTTGTAGACATGTACACCAAATGTGGGTGCTTGGAAGATGCGCACAAGGTTTTCAAAATAATGAAAGAACGAGATTTATTCACTTGGACCACAGTTATCAGTGAATATGCACAGGCAAGTCAAGGGGAAAAGGCGTTTGAGTGCTTCCGCCAAATGCAGCAAGAAGGTGTGAAGCCTAATGAGTTCACTCTGGCTAGCTGTTTAAGAGGTTGTTCTACTATATCAGCTCTGGAAAGTGGCCGACAGCTTCATTCACAGGTCACCAAGTCCGGTCATTCATGTGATGTGTTTGTTACGAGTGCTCTTGTAGATATGTACGGGAAATGTGGGGCCATAGAAGATGCAGAGGAGGTATTTGAAAGTTCAGAATCGAGGGATATAGTTTCGTGGAACACAATGATCTGTGGGTACTCTCAGAATGGAGATGGAGAGAAATCTCTTCAGACATTTAGTAGTATGCTAGATGAAGGTATACAACCCAACGAGATAACCTTTATAGGTGTACTTTCGGCTTGTAGCCACGTTGGCCTGGTCGAAGAAGGAAAACAACATTTTGAATCAATAAAAGGAGTTTATGGCATTATTCCAACAATTGAACACTATGCTTGTATGGTTGATATCCTTGGTCGGGCAGGTAAACTTGACGAGGTAGATAATTTCATCAAGAAAATGACTATCAAGCTTAATGCATTGGTTTGGCAGACAGTTTTGGGTGCTTGTAAAATGCATGGTAATGTGGAATATGGGGAAAGAGCCGCTGAAAAACTCTTTCAACTTGAACCCGAAACAGACTCGACTTATGTTTTGCTATCCAACATTTATGCAGCAAAGGGAATGTGGGGTGATGTGAAAAAGGTCAGATTGAAGATGTCTAGCCAAGGCGTGAAAAAAGAACCAGGGTGTAGCTGGGTTGAGATTAATGGTGAAGTTCATACATTTCTATCTAAAGATGGTTCTCATCCAAAGGTAAAAGAGATTTACCTGAAGTTGGACGAACTGCACCAGAAACTGAAAGCAGCAGGATATGTTCCAAACACCCAGTTTGTGCTTAATAAAGTttctgaagaaaagaagaaggaaagtcTTATTTATCACAGTGAAAGATTGGCCCTTGCCTTTGCCCTCATAAGCAAGGGACCTGCAAAACCCATTCGGATTTTCAAGAATCTGCGTATCTGTGGAGACTGTCATAATGCCATGAAACTCCTCTCAGATGTCATTGATAGAGATATTATTATCCGGGATGTTACTCGTTTCCACCACTTCCAGAATGGTTCTTGCTCTTGTCGGGATTATTGGTGA
- the LOC113347998 gene encoding uncharacterized protein LOC113347998, with protein MALIETQSNGILTGKHYENMLKESIDRFLEEFQKKKDTDFSGFTSIFFRFLQSRLIPPLETIWFYSSVKFLSKKSDDDLIRRVLEIRDLFQLLSASSAPCNGVKSIAVLAPVLFKLYHLVLELTKKGESVGVREKKAMREIEGLVDGVVGYISICGCNGGNDDGGDDLSVSCFGDLVKVWTIKGGKNGRDEVLREFLPLVSDEIRVGFGGEEEGIKIDYLAGVVIVEAFLLSLCLKCRGGAGSGVSKVELEKELKAWVVGSITGFRNCYFFGILLRMLLEPALPVISLLGSKDEALLRKILFDAVILVDYSFLNSDRETGASADYMKNLAITKLIVIHEATQAARSNKDQTKAITCINAFSRSPLPSQLVKWASNQIGIEQNANKLNITTPETLINWLLNIEQKGVQVFDPRMSKLRAKLVLDMSKMKYAESTFKSNSKVADEDLFFIDTKGGAEEAKDEDDQEMVDSVDAAFVAAARQIKASNEKTRKRKGVKTNVGAKVKFQKYDLDNISVEKMSASSDSDDVKSSGSEVDDPLSEDMEE; from the exons ATGGCTTTAATCGAAACACAATCAAATGGTATACTAACAGGAAAACATTACGAAAACATGTTGAAAGAGTCAATAGATAGATTCTTAGAAGAATTTCAGAAAAAGAAAGACACAGATTTCTCTGGTTTCACTTCCATTTTCTTCCGTTTTCTTCAATCAAGACTCATCCCACCACTTGAAACCATCTGGTTTTACTCTAGTGTGAAGTTTCTAAGCAAAAAATCTGATGATGATTTGATTAGACGGGTtttggaaattagggatttgttTCAGTTACTTTCAGCTTCTTCTGCTCCATGTAATGGGGTCAAATCTATTGCTGTTTTAGCTCCGGTTTTGTTTAAGCTGTATCATTTGGTATTGGAGTTGACGAAGAAAGGCGAGAGCGTGGGGGTAAGAGAGAAGAAGGCGATGAGAGAGATTGAGGGGTTAGTTGATGGTGTTGTTGGGTATATTAGCATTTGTGGTTGTAATGGGGGAAATGATGATGGTGGGGATGATTTATCTGTATCTTGTTTTGGGGATTTGGTTAAGGTTTGGACTATTAAAGGTGGGAAGAATGGTAGAGATGAAGTTTTGAGAGAGTTTTTGCCTCTTGTTAGTGATGAGATTAGAGTTGGTTTTGGTGGTGAGGAGGAGGGGATTAAGATTGATTATCTTGCTGGGGTTGTTATTGTTGAAGCGTTTTTGCTGAGTTTGTGCTTGAAATGTCGTGGGGGTGCGGGTAGTGGTGTTTCGAAGGTGGAGCTGGAGAAAgaattgaaggcatgggttgtTGGTTCAATAACTGGTTTTAGAAACTGCTACTTCTTCG GGATACTTCTAAGGATGTTGTTGGAGCCAGCTTTGCCTGTCATTTCCCTACTG GGTTCCAAAGACGAAGCTCTGTTGCGAAAAATTCTGTTTGATGCAGTGATTCTGGTGGACTATTCCTTCCTTAATTCTGACAGAGAAACTGGGGCATCAGCTGACTACATGAAAAATCTTGCTATTACAAAATTGATAGTAATTCATGAAGCCACACAGGCTGCCAG GTCCAACAAGGATCAGACAAAAGCTATTACTTGCATAAATGCTTTCTCTAGATCTCCTTTGCCATCTCAATTGGTCAAGTGGGCCTCTAATCAGATTGGGATAGAGCAAAATGCAAATAAACTGAATATCACTACACCTGAGACTCTTATAA ATTGGCTATTGAACATAGAGCAGAAAGGAGTGCAAGTATTTGATCCACGAATGTCAAAATTACGTGCCAAGTTAGTGCTTGATATGTCTAAAATGAAGTATGCGGAGTCAACATTCAAGTCAAACAGCAAGGTGGCAGACGAAGATCTCTTCTTCATTGATACCAAAGGTGGAGCAGAAGAAGCCAAAGATGAAGATGATCAAGAGATGGTTGATAGCGTGGATGCTGCTTTTGTAGCTGCTGCTCGTCAAATCAAAGCATCAAATGAAAAGACAAGAAAGCGCAAAGGAGTAAAGACTAATGTCGGTGCTAAAGTGAAATTCCAAAAGTACGATCTAGATAACATCTCCGTGGAGAAGATGTCAGCATCTagtgacagtgatgatgttaaaAGCAGTGGAAGTGAGGTGGACGATCCACTTTCTGAAGATATGGAAGAATAA
- the LOC113351362 gene encoding uncharacterized protein LOC113351362: MPPPPGGIKCNIDGAFDDISVDNGVGYVMRDFSSKASYCASIVFDVDSAKETEARGIWAVLEKVVEQKLSHIIIESDAKDLIDQFSVGMFNGDPSTDTIFKDIQLFSSSLVACVFSFQPRICDSVAHELAQWAEKNKSSMYGSVPPIWLMPIIEGDH; the protein is encoded by the coding sequence ATGCCCCCACCCCCTGGAGGGATAAAATGTAATATTGATGGTgcctttgatgacatttctgtGGATAATGGTGTAGGCTATGTGATGAGAGATTTTTCAAGCAAAGCCTCCTATTGTGCCTCAATAGTTTTCGACGTGGATTCTGCTAAAGAAACTGAAGCTAGAGGTATTTGGGCAGTTCTGGAAAAAGTTGTGGAGCAAAAGCTTTCTCATATCATTATTGAAAGTGATGCTAAGGATCTCATCGATCAATTTTCTGTTGGAATGTTTAACGGTGATCCTAGTACGGATACtatctttaaggatattcaacttTTCTCTTCTAGTTTAGTAGCTTGTGTATTTTCCTTTCAACCTCGTATCTGTGACTCCGTGGCTCATGAGCTTGCTCAATGGGCAGAAAAAAACAAATCTTCTATGTACGGGTCTGTGCCTCCAATTTGGCTTATGCCAATTATAGAGGGGGATCATTAG